The genome window AATATTGTTGGAGTTGGAGGTTTCAAAAAATTCTTCACTCTTTGGTTTTTTAACGGTGCTTATCTCAAAGACGAAAAAAAACATTTAGTAAATGCAAATGAAGGAGTTACCAAATCATTGCGCCAATGGCGGTTTACATCCAAAGATGAAATCAATGAAGAGGAGATTATCACCTATATTCTAGAAGCAATTCAAAACGAAAAAGAAGGTAAAATCATCAAACCTAAAAAAGTAACAGAACCAACGATAATCCCTGATTTACTGCAAAAGGTACTGAATGACAATATCCAATTGAAGGATGCATTTCTAAAGTTCAGCCCTTATAAACAAAAGGAATTCATAGAATTTATTGAAACTGCCAAACGGGAAGAAACCAAACTATCGAGAATCGAAAAAATAAAGCCCATGATTTTAGACAATATTGGTCTAAATGATAAATACAGATAAAAAATTAAAATCCAAATTACAAATCCCAAATTCCAGCACTATTGGAATTTGGGATTTTTTTATTAAAAACAA of Flavobacterium marginilacus contains these proteins:
- a CDS encoding YdeI/OmpD-associated family protein; the protein is MDMINHWANELDILKAIIAKTALVETNKWGGCVYVLGNKNIVGVGGFKKFFTLWFFNGAYLKDEKKHLVNANEGVTKSLRQWRFTSKDEINEEEIITYILEAIQNEKEGKIIKPKKVTEPTIIPDLLQKVLNDNIQLKDAFLKFSPYKQKEFIEFIETAKREETKLSRIEKIKPMILDNIGLNDKYR